In a single window of the Azospirillum thiophilum genome:
- a CDS encoding (R)-mandelonitrile lyase, which yields MNITRVGSQPSAKGPADWFTGTVRIDPLFQANAPARATAASVTFEPGARTAWHTHPLGQTLIVTAGCGRVQREGGPIEEIHPGDVVWFPPGEKHWHGASPTTFMTHIAIQEQLDGKAVDWMDKVTDQQYGA from the coding sequence ATGAACATCACACGCGTCGGCTCGCAGCCGTCCGCCAAGGGGCCGGCCGACTGGTTCACCGGCACGGTTCGCATCGACCCGCTCTTCCAGGCGAACGCCCCCGCCCGCGCGACGGCCGCCAGCGTCACATTCGAGCCCGGCGCCCGGACGGCATGGCACACCCATCCGTTGGGGCAGACCCTGATCGTTACGGCCGGGTGCGGCCGGGTGCAGCGCGAGGGCGGTCCCATCGAGGAGATACACCCCGGCGACGTGGTCTGGTTCCCGCCCGGCGAGAAGCACTGGCACGGCGCGTCGCCCACCACGTTCATGACGCACATCGCAATCCAAGAGCAACTCGACGGGAAGGCCGTCGATTGGATGGACAAGGTGACGGACCAGCAGTACGGCGCGTAG
- a CDS encoding LysR family transcriptional regulator — translation MDLHGIDLNLLVAFDALMAERSVTRAGTRIGRTQPAMSAALARLRGLLKDELFIRGPNGLQPTPLALDLAEPITNALAELQRALAFTQSFDPSTSTASFGLGLSEHPTYALLPSLLEVLREQAPGITLRIRNFIARDDAIGMLDAGEVDLTVGVPPTPTARILSRPLFEERFVCVVRKGHPTLRPPLQLDSFLEHSHLLVSPENDSYGVVDAALAKRGLKRRLALTLPHLYAAPVLVARSDMVATLMEGVIAASGHAERLCVMPAPLDLPSIPFALSWHRRNDVHPAQRWFRDLLASVPPRAGLRQAEQPNR, via the coding sequence ATGGATTTGCATGGCATAGACCTGAACCTGCTGGTGGCGTTCGACGCCCTGATGGCCGAGCGCAGCGTAACGCGGGCCGGGACGCGCATCGGCCGCACCCAGCCGGCGATGAGCGCCGCCCTGGCGCGCCTGCGCGGGCTGCTGAAGGATGAGCTGTTCATCCGCGGACCGAACGGACTGCAACCGACGCCGCTGGCGCTCGACCTGGCCGAGCCGATCACCAACGCCCTTGCCGAACTCCAGCGGGCGCTGGCGTTCACGCAGAGCTTCGATCCGTCGACCTCGACCGCCAGCTTCGGCCTCGGCCTGTCGGAACACCCGACCTACGCCCTGCTGCCGAGCTTGCTGGAGGTGTTGCGCGAACAGGCTCCCGGCATCACCCTGCGCATCCGCAATTTCATCGCGCGGGACGATGCCATCGGCATGCTCGACGCGGGCGAGGTCGACCTGACGGTGGGCGTGCCGCCGACGCCCACCGCCAGGATCCTCAGCCGGCCATTGTTCGAGGAGCGTTTCGTCTGCGTCGTCCGCAAGGGGCATCCGACCCTGCGCCCGCCTCTCCAGCTCGACAGCTTCCTGGAGCATTCGCACCTTCTGGTGTCGCCGGAGAACGACAGCTACGGGGTGGTCGATGCGGCCTTGGCCAAGCGGGGCCTGAAGCGCCGGCTGGCGTTGACGCTGCCGCACCTGTACGCCGCCCCGGTCCTCGTGGCCCGGTCGGATATGGTCGCCACCTTGATGGAAGGCGTGATCGCCGCGTCGGGCCATGCAGAGCGGCTTTGCGTCATGCCGGCCCCGCTGGACCTGCCGTCGATCCCCTTCGCCCTGTCCTGGCACCGCCGCAACGATGTCCATCCGGCGCAGCGGTGGTTCCGCGACCTGCTGGCATCGGTCCCACCCCGCGCCGGCCTGCGGCAGGCCGAGCAGCCGAACCGGTAA
- a CDS encoding DEAD/DEAH box helicase, whose translation MSELIVSEQTFAELGIHSKIAQALGEHGYTTPTPVQAAAIPPALAGRDILATAETGTGKTAAFMLPALTRVAEMPVPGIAAPRILVLAPTRELASQVTQAARKYARPLRMNIIDVVGGMPYGEQLRMLSRPVHVVVATPGRLIDHIDRQRIDLSAVEVLILDEADRMLDMGFLDDVERIADACQAGRQTLLFTATLDRRMAQLAGKLLRNPERVAVESQATAINVEQRLHHADDMDHKRRLLMHFAGQEEVGKAIIFAATKRDADALAEELSAAGHAAAALHGDMDQSKRNRTLQRLRTGQVRLLVATDVAARGIDVRDITHVINFDLPRSAEDYVHRIGRTGRAGASGIAVSFASRSDRDTLSRIERFTGATLAIHTISGIEPQRSFSGGSGRPAGRPAGGRGGARPWQRDGGQGRPSQARAGRW comes from the coding sequence TTGTCCGAACTGATTGTTTCCGAACAGACTTTCGCTGAACTCGGCATTCATTCCAAAATCGCCCAGGCTCTCGGTGAGCATGGCTACACCACGCCGACGCCGGTCCAGGCGGCGGCCATCCCGCCGGCGCTTGCCGGCCGCGACATCCTCGCCACCGCCGAAACCGGCACCGGCAAGACCGCGGCCTTCATGTTGCCGGCCCTGACCCGCGTGGCCGAAATGCCGGTTCCGGGCATTGCCGCGCCGCGCATCCTCGTGCTTGCCCCGACGCGTGAACTGGCCAGTCAGGTCACCCAGGCGGCTCGCAAATACGCCCGGCCGCTGCGCATGAACATCATCGATGTGGTCGGCGGCATGCCGTATGGCGAGCAGCTTCGCATGCTGTCGCGCCCGGTGCATGTCGTGGTGGCGACGCCTGGGCGCCTGATCGACCACATCGACCGTCAGCGGATCGATCTCAGCGCCGTCGAGGTGCTGATCCTCGACGAAGCGGACCGCATGCTGGACATGGGCTTCCTCGACGACGTCGAGCGGATCGCCGATGCCTGCCAGGCCGGCCGCCAGACGCTGCTGTTCACGGCCACGCTGGACCGCCGCATGGCCCAGCTGGCCGGCAAGCTGCTGCGCAACCCGGAACGCGTCGCCGTCGAAAGCCAGGCCACCGCGATCAACGTGGAACAGCGCCTGCACCATGCCGACGACATGGACCACAAGCGCCGCCTGCTGATGCACTTCGCCGGTCAGGAAGAGGTCGGCAAGGCGATCATCTTCGCCGCGACCAAGCGCGATGCCGACGCGCTGGCCGAGGAGCTGAGCGCCGCCGGCCATGCCGCCGCCGCCCTGCACGGCGACATGGACCAGTCCAAGCGCAACCGCACGCTCCAGCGCCTGCGCACCGGCCAGGTCCGCCTGCTGGTGGCGACCGACGTGGCGGCACGCGGCATCGACGTGCGCGACATCACCCACGTCATCAACTTCGACCTGCCGCGCTCGGCCGAGGACTATGTCCACCGCATCGGCCGCACCGGCCGGGCGGGCGCATCGGGCATCGCGGTGTCCTTCGCATCCCGATCCGATCGCGACACGCTGTCCCGCATTGAACGCTTCACCGGCGCGACGCTGGCGATCCACACGATTTCGGGCATCGAGCCGCAACGCTCCTTCTCCGGCGGCAGTGGACGTCCGGCGGGCCGCCCGGCCGGTGGCCGCGGAGGAGCGAGGCCGTGGCAGCGCGACGGCGGCCAGGGCAGGCCGTCACAGGCCCGCGCCGGCCGCTGGTAA
- a CDS encoding ester cyclase: protein MTPKTETPAETGLTPLERQAIETLYRAFSEGNPDLLDEAVTEDWQDIPLNPGQQPGREGMKPLIRSFRAAFPDTTIEILEIIGAPGRAAVRAVMTGTHSGDWFGIAPTGRSFRLAIHEFHRIADGKLTHTWHLEDWFGWMNQIGARPVLTQETA from the coding sequence ATGACACCGAAGACCGAAACGCCGGCCGAAACCGGACTCACACCGCTGGAACGGCAGGCGATCGAGACGCTCTACCGTGCCTTCAGCGAAGGCAACCCGGACCTTCTCGACGAGGCCGTGACCGAGGATTGGCAGGACATCCCCCTCAATCCGGGCCAGCAGCCGGGGCGCGAGGGGATGAAGCCGCTGATCCGCTCGTTCCGCGCCGCATTCCCGGACACGACCATCGAGATCCTGGAGATCATCGGCGCCCCCGGCCGGGCCGCCGTGCGCGCCGTGATGACCGGAACGCACAGCGGCGACTGGTTCGGGATCGCCCCGACCGGCCGGTCCTTCCGGCTGGCGATCCACGAGTTCCATCGCATCGCCGACGGCAAGCTGACCCATACCTGGCACCTGGAAGACTGGTTCGGCTGGATGAACCAGATCGGCGCCCGCCCTGTCCTGACGCAGGAGACCGCTTGA
- a CDS encoding tetratricopeptide repeat protein has protein sequence MTTVSEALRIAVGLHQGGRLAEAADIYRKIVQAAPGVADAWHLLGVLNHQSGQSGEAVRLIGEAIRRDPLCAAYHDNLGSALRALGKAAEAGGRHRAALALDPGWIKPFGNLAGALTDLGDGPAAAAALRRALRLSPDSDSHLLRLGDCLYAQDRIAEAEEAYRRLDMLHPGRSDCLYRLGLCRLAASRLMASTLATAGQLVDRAAMAEAVDAFARAATGHAASSGDAERNLFGTAIVALQTGVMEDGMLARVAEAGRRRLMAEPRDGGAPSAVLSSALSVVCYHLYRKGRLDLARRYFRKYARHWPAQAIAADFEMLLWSMVRSEAAFFDRLAAEPPGLFAGTGRRIAVPPRADGRPVLLVGCDESYWQRFGAAFLASARTHAPSCAVHVHVVNPSDGTEAALGELARAGEPALSLSFETVELGGLPDPVRLTWFASARFAVTQQLLRQGPGQGGGPVIQVDVDALLLADPGAALAGWGDWDVAVMQDRRGRGPTRDFLAGFLAFNRTPAAQRYLDLVVAYIGRHFAEGRAYWGLDQAAPFCTHDYMVRAGCAPALVRFDFQAFPFLHFLEK, from the coding sequence ATGACCACCGTTTCCGAAGCCCTGCGCATCGCCGTCGGTCTGCACCAGGGCGGCCGGCTGGCCGAGGCGGCGGACATCTACCGCAAGATCGTCCAGGCCGCGCCCGGCGTGGCCGATGCCTGGCATCTGCTGGGGGTTCTGAACCACCAGTCCGGCCAGTCCGGCGAAGCGGTGCGCCTGATCGGCGAGGCGATCCGGCGGGATCCCCTCTGCGCCGCCTACCATGACAATCTCGGCTCGGCTTTGCGCGCCTTGGGGAAGGCGGCGGAGGCCGGCGGCCGGCACCGGGCGGCGCTGGCGCTCGATCCCGGCTGGATCAAGCCGTTCGGCAATCTGGCCGGCGCCCTGACCGACCTGGGCGACGGCCCCGCCGCCGCCGCCGCCCTGCGCCGCGCCCTGCGGCTGTCGCCGGACAGCGACTCCCACCTGCTGCGGCTCGGCGATTGCCTCTATGCGCAGGACCGCATCGCCGAGGCGGAGGAGGCGTACCGCCGCCTGGACATGCTCCACCCCGGCCGCTCCGACTGCCTGTACCGGCTGGGCCTCTGCCGGCTGGCGGCAAGCCGGCTGATGGCGTCCACCCTGGCCACCGCCGGGCAACTGGTCGACCGCGCGGCGATGGCGGAGGCGGTCGACGCCTTCGCCCGCGCCGCCACCGGCCATGCCGCCAGCAGCGGGGATGCCGAACGCAACCTGTTCGGCACCGCCATCGTCGCCCTGCAGACCGGGGTGATGGAGGACGGGATGCTGGCGCGGGTGGCGGAGGCCGGGCGCCGCCGGCTGATGGCGGAGCCGCGCGACGGCGGCGCCCCCTCCGCCGTCCTCTCCTCCGCCCTCTCTGTCGTCTGCTACCACCTCTACCGCAAGGGACGGCTCGACCTTGCCCGCCGCTATTTCCGCAAATACGCCCGCCACTGGCCGGCGCAGGCGATCGCCGCCGATTTCGAGATGCTGCTGTGGTCGATGGTGCGCAGCGAAGCGGCCTTCTTCGACCGGCTGGCCGCCGAGCCGCCCGGCCTGTTCGCCGGCACCGGCCGCCGCATCGCGGTTCCGCCGCGCGCCGATGGCCGGCCGGTCCTGCTGGTGGGCTGCGACGAGTCCTATTGGCAGCGGTTCGGCGCCGCCTTCCTGGCGTCGGCGCGCACGCACGCCCCGTCCTGCGCCGTGCATGTGCATGTCGTCAACCCGTCGGACGGGACCGAAGCCGCGCTCGGGGAGCTGGCCCGCGCCGGGGAGCCCGCACTGTCCCTGTCCTTTGAGACCGTCGAACTCGGCGGATTGCCCGACCCGGTGCGGCTGACCTGGTTCGCCTCCGCGCGCTTCGCGGTGACGCAGCAGCTTCTGCGGCAAGGGCCAGGGCAGGGGGGTGGCCCGGTGATCCAGGTCGACGTCGATGCGCTGCTGCTCGCCGATCCGGGGGCGGCGCTGGCCGGCTGGGGGGACTGGGACGTCGCGGTGATGCAGGACCGGCGGGGCCGCGGGCCGACCCGCGATTTCCTGGCCGGATTCCTGGCCTTCAACCGGACGCCGGCCGCGCAGCGCTACCTCGACCTCGTGGTCGCCTATATCGGCCGGCATTTTGCGGAGGGGCGGGCCTATTGGGGGCTGGATCAGGCGGCCCCCTTCTGCACCCATGATTACATGGTCCGCGCCGGCTGCGCGCCGGCCCTGGTCCGTTTCGACTTCCAGGCCTTTCCCTTCCTGCATTTCCTGGAGAAGTGA
- a CDS encoding DUF4167 domain-containing protein: MRGVDFAGSEDDPQLHPRKSVGPMPPSRPRVPMPRPNFSKSRPTAASAGVRPTPARVNGSALQKQSQWLARAVDAERAGDGVEAELCRQYAEHWFRVSRGQE, from the coding sequence ATGCGCGGCGTAGACTTTGCCGGGTCAGAGGATGACCCTCAACTCCATCCAAGGAAGTCGGTAGGCCCAATGCCACCCTCCAGGCCCCGCGTACCAATGCCGCGACCGAATTTCAGCAAGTCCCGCCCCACCGCCGCTTCGGCCGGGGTTCGACCAACACCTGCCCGTGTGAACGGATCGGCGCTTCAAAAACAGTCTCAGTGGCTCGCCCGCGCCGTCGATGCCGAACGCGCCGGTGACGGCGTGGAAGCGGAACTCTGCCGGCAATACGCCGAGCATTGGTTTCGCGTCTCACGCGGACAGGAATGA
- the bcsN gene encoding cellulose biosynthesis protein BcsN, with protein MAACVLLTSGCAGWVRDNLTQSPTPWRRIQPAALPVTLPESRDFPIVAARTRDTGTVYKSYIVVLGNPTVLPGENRLSIDVQTLPDSLMGALVQPPRIFPVPLYTMETLTAATAREFPEMRVKVADYARRNRYGDYDYVTAQDAENSCVLAWQLITDRKRVLPERIEAVRLEYRACGVGSDVRALLVPFDTMTMTLPETMLEAPDPDGP; from the coding sequence TTGGCCGCTTGCGTCCTGCTGACCTCGGGCTGCGCCGGCTGGGTGCGCGACAACCTGACCCAGTCGCCGACGCCCTGGCGGCGGATCCAGCCCGCGGCCCTGCCGGTGACGCTGCCGGAGAGCCGCGATTTCCCCATCGTCGCGGCGCGGACGCGCGACACCGGGACGGTCTACAAATCCTACATCGTCGTGCTGGGCAACCCGACGGTGCTGCCGGGCGAGAACCGCCTGTCCATCGACGTGCAGACCCTGCCCGACAGCCTGATGGGCGCGCTGGTCCAGCCGCCGCGCATCTTCCCGGTGCCGCTCTACACCATGGAGACGCTGACGGCGGCGACGGCGCGCGAGTTTCCGGAGATGCGCGTCAAGGTGGCGGATTACGCCCGCCGCAACCGCTACGGCGACTACGACTATGTCACCGCGCAGGATGCGGAGAATTCCTGCGTGCTGGCGTGGCAGCTGATCACCGACCGCAAGCGGGTGCTGCCGGAACGGATCGAGGCGGTGCGGCTGGAATACCGGGCCTGCGGCGTCGGCTCCGATGTCCGCGCCCTGCTGGTGCCGTTCGACACCATGACGATGACCCTGCCGGAAACCATGCTGGAGGCGCCGGACCCGGACGGCCCTTGA
- a CDS encoding DUF6481 family protein yields MNGFKDAGLSERLNTAAGAKKALLEKFKAQPGVNDPAFAEREEARRAVRIAREAREAERHAAREARKAAEQEALQAEQAERAAREALEAQETAQQAASRVAMAAEAKIARDARYAARKARNR; encoded by the coding sequence ATGAACGGTTTTAAGGACGCAGGGCTTTCGGAGCGCCTGAATACGGCTGCGGGCGCAAAGAAGGCCCTGCTCGAAAAGTTCAAGGCGCAGCCCGGCGTGAACGATCCGGCCTTCGCGGAGCGGGAAGAGGCCCGGCGCGCCGTGCGCATCGCCCGTGAGGCCCGCGAGGCCGAACGTCATGCCGCGCGCGAAGCCCGCAAGGCCGCCGAGCAGGAGGCATTGCAGGCGGAACAGGCCGAGCGGGCCGCCCGCGAGGCATTGGAGGCCCAGGAAACCGCCCAGCAGGCCGCGAGCCGGGTGGCCATGGCGGCGGAGGCGAAAATTGCCCGCGATGCCCGCTATGCAGCCCGCAAGGCCAGAAATCGCTAA
- a CDS encoding indolepyruvate ferredoxin oxidoreductase family protein, with the protein MDGMPSSLRGGLYAEAAAIDRGYRLDDRYTRAEGQVYLSGTQALVRLLLLQADSDRRAGLNTAGFVSGYRGSPLGGLDQALWQARPHLDSHAITFVPGVNEDLGATAVMGSQQVESSGEGTVDGVFGLWYGKGPGVDRSGDVLKHANAYGSSPRGGVLAVAGDDHGCVSSSMPHQSDLAMIAWSMPVLNPAGVRDYLEFGLYGYALSRFSGAWVGFKAISESVESAATVRLPPLDAPFLPVAFEPPPGGLHYRWPDLPGLAIEERLAAKIAAVKAFAAVNRIDRTVLGSGGWLRILTTGKAHLDLMEALRLLGIGPAEAAEIGLSVHKIGLSWPLEPGFALSAARGAEEILVVEEKAPVVEGQLKDLLYHLPAGERPRAVVGKTDETGAALLPATGELRPWIVARALVERIRRRFPQRDVSARLAGLLAELLPAEVQPATVPALARTPYFCSGCPHNSSTRVPDGSKAMAGIGCHFMASWMDRDTIGLSQMGGEGVSWVGQAPFSKRPHMFQNLGEGTYFHSGLLAIRQAVAAKISITYKILFNDAVAMTGGQPVDGPISVDAVTRQLAAEGVTRIAVVSDAPEKYDSRSGLAPFTTVHHRDALDAVQREMREIRGVTAIVYEQTCAAEKRRRRKRGTLADPARRMVINDLVCEGCGDCGRKSNCLSVQPKPTEFGMKRQIDQSSCNKDYSCADGFCPSFVSVVGGRLRKPDPDRVAARFAGELAGLPLPAAAMREEPAEILIVGVGGTGVVTIGALLAMAAHLEGKASSVLDFMGFAQKGGAVYSHLRVAEDAARLNQSRIDPKRAQLVLACDTLVAASPDALKTVRLGRTRVVANGHVAPTGAFTRDGTKLPDAGALLRSLRRAAGPDRVEAVDANRVVTALFGDSILANVFLMGVAFQKGLLPVGLEALTRAIELNGTGVAANLRAFAFGRLAAHRPEVLAGLGGRDETPAEETPAGDLATIVERRAGFLTEYQDRAYAGRYRALVERARQAEARVAPGSTALAEAVARSAFKLMAYKDEYEVARLHADPAFARSLGERFEGDWKPVFHLAPPLLSRETNGHGEPRKMALGAWVLPLFRGLAACKRLRGTAFDPFGHTAERRMERALIARYEATVAEIAERLTADRLAAAVELAALPQEIRGFGPVKQRAWDAVEPRWRALEDSLRDRPAKAA; encoded by the coding sequence ATGGACGGCATGCCGAGCAGTCTGCGGGGCGGCCTGTACGCCGAAGCCGCCGCGATCGACCGCGGCTATCGCCTGGACGACCGCTACACCCGCGCCGAGGGGCAGGTCTACCTGTCGGGAACCCAGGCGCTGGTCCGGCTGCTGCTGCTCCAGGCGGACAGCGACCGGCGGGCCGGGCTGAACACCGCCGGCTTCGTCAGCGGCTATCGCGGCTCACCGCTGGGCGGGCTCGATCAGGCGCTGTGGCAGGCCCGGCCGCATCTGGACAGCCACGCCATCACCTTCGTCCCCGGCGTCAACGAGGATCTGGGCGCCACCGCGGTGATGGGGTCGCAGCAGGTCGAATCCTCGGGCGAGGGCACCGTCGACGGCGTGTTCGGCCTGTGGTACGGCAAGGGGCCGGGAGTCGACCGCTCCGGCGACGTGCTGAAGCACGCCAACGCCTATGGCAGCTCGCCGCGCGGCGGCGTGCTGGCGGTGGCCGGCGACGACCATGGCTGCGTGTCGTCCAGCATGCCGCACCAGAGCGACCTCGCCATGATCGCCTGGTCGATGCCGGTGCTGAACCCGGCCGGCGTGCGCGACTATCTGGAGTTCGGCCTCTACGGCTACGCGCTGTCGCGCTTCTCCGGCGCCTGGGTCGGGTTCAAGGCGATCTCGGAATCGGTGGAAAGCGCGGCGACCGTGCGTCTGCCGCCGCTCGATGCGCCGTTCCTGCCGGTCGCGTTCGAGCCGCCGCCGGGCGGGCTGCATTACCGCTGGCCCGACCTGCCCGGCCTCGCCATCGAGGAGCGGCTGGCCGCCAAGATCGCCGCGGTCAAGGCCTTCGCCGCCGTCAACCGCATCGACCGGACGGTGCTGGGGAGCGGTGGCTGGCTGCGCATCCTCACCACCGGCAAGGCGCATCTCGACCTGATGGAGGCGCTGCGGCTGCTGGGCATCGGCCCGGCCGAGGCGGCGGAGATCGGGCTGTCGGTCCACAAGATCGGCCTGTCCTGGCCGCTGGAGCCCGGCTTCGCCCTGTCCGCCGCCCGCGGGGCCGAGGAGATCCTGGTGGTCGAGGAGAAGGCCCCGGTGGTCGAGGGCCAGCTGAAGGATCTGCTCTACCATCTGCCGGCCGGGGAGCGGCCGCGCGCCGTGGTCGGCAAGACCGACGAGACCGGCGCCGCCCTGCTGCCGGCCACCGGCGAGCTGCGCCCGTGGATCGTCGCCCGGGCGCTGGTGGAGCGCATCCGCCGCCGCTTCCCGCAGCGCGACGTCTCCGCCCGGCTGGCCGGGCTGCTGGCCGAACTGCTGCCGGCGGAGGTCCAGCCCGCCACCGTTCCCGCGCTGGCCCGCACACCCTATTTCTGCTCCGGCTGCCCGCACAACAGCTCGACCAGGGTGCCCGACGGCAGCAAGGCGATGGCCGGCATCGGCTGCCATTTCATGGCGTCCTGGATGGATCGCGACACCATCGGCCTCAGCCAGATGGGCGGCGAGGGGGTGAGCTGGGTCGGGCAGGCCCCCTTCAGCAAGCGCCCCCACATGTTCCAGAATCTGGGGGAAGGCACCTATTTCCATTCCGGGCTGTTGGCGATCCGGCAGGCGGTCGCCGCCAAGATCTCCATCACCTACAAAATCCTGTTCAACGATGCCGTGGCGATGACCGGCGGCCAGCCGGTCGACGGCCCGATCTCGGTCGATGCCGTCACCCGCCAGCTGGCGGCGGAGGGCGTCACCCGGATCGCCGTGGTCAGCGACGCGCCAGAGAAGTATGACAGCCGGTCGGGGCTGGCCCCCTTCACGACGGTGCATCACCGGGACGCGCTCGACGCCGTGCAGCGCGAGATGCGCGAGATCCGCGGCGTCACCGCCATCGTCTATGAGCAGACCTGCGCCGCCGAGAAGCGCCGCCGCCGCAAGCGCGGCACCCTGGCCGACCCGGCGCGGCGGATGGTGATCAACGATCTGGTCTGCGAGGGCTGCGGCGATTGCGGCCGGAAGTCCAACTGCCTGTCGGTGCAGCCCAAGCCAACCGAGTTCGGCATGAAGCGGCAGATCGATCAGTCCAGCTGCAACAAGGATTATTCCTGCGCCGACGGCTTCTGCCCGAGCTTCGTCTCGGTGGTCGGCGGGCGCCTGCGCAAGCCGGATCCGGACCGGGTCGCCGCCCGCTTCGCCGGGGAGCTGGCGGGATTGCCGCTGCCGGCGGCGGCGATGAGGGAGGAACCGGCGGAGATCCTGATCGTCGGCGTCGGCGGCACCGGCGTCGTCACCATCGGCGCGCTGCTGGCGATGGCGGCGCATCTGGAGGGCAAGGCATCCTCCGTGCTGGACTTCATGGGCTTCGCCCAGAAGGGCGGCGCGGTCTACAGCCATCTGCGGGTGGCGGAAGACGCCGCAAGGCTGAACCAGTCGCGCATCGACCCGAAACGGGCGCAGCTGGTGCTGGCCTGCGACACGCTGGTCGCCGCCTCGCCGGACGCGCTGAAGACGGTGCGGCTGGGGCGGACGCGGGTGGTGGCAAACGGCCATGTCGCCCCGACCGGCGCCTTCACCCGCGACGGAACCAAGCTGCCGGATGCCGGCGCCCTGCTGCGGAGCCTGCGCCGCGCCGCCGGACCCGACCGGGTGGAGGCGGTCGACGCCAACCGGGTGGTGACCGCCCTGTTCGGCGACAGCATCCTCGCCAACGTCTTCCTGATGGGCGTCGCCTTCCAGAAGGGGCTGCTGCCGGTCGGGCTGGAGGCGCTGACCCGCGCCATCGAGCTGAACGGCACCGGCGTCGCCGCCAACCTGCGCGCCTTCGCCTTCGGCCGGCTCGCCGCGCACCGGCCGGAGGTTCTGGCCGGGCTGGGCGGCAGGGATGAGACGCCGGCGGAGGAGACGCCCGCGGGCGATCTCGCCACCATCGTCGAGCGGCGGGCCGGCTTCCTGACCGAGTACCAGGACCGCGCCTATGCCGGGCGCTACCGCGCGCTGGTCGAGCGGGCGCGACAGGCCGAGGCGCGGGTCGCCCCCGGCTCGACCGCGCTGGCCGAGGCGGTGGCGCGCAGCGCCTTCAAGCTGATGGCCTACAAGGACGAATACGAGGTGGCGCGGCTGCACGCCGATCCGGCCTTCGCCAGGAGCCTGGGCGAGCGGTTCGAGGGCGACTGGAAGCCGGTCTTCCACCTCGCCCCTCCCCTGCTGTCGCGGGAGACCAACGGCCATGGCGAACCGCGCAAGATGGCGCTGGGCGCCTGGGTGCTGCCGCTGTTCCGCGGGCTGGCGGCCTGCAAACGGCTGCGCGGCACGGCGTTCGACCCGTTCGGCCACACGGCGGAGCGCCGGATGGAACGCGCCCTGATCGCCCGCTACGAGGCCACGGTGGCGGAGATCGCGGAGCGGCTGACCGCCGACCGGCTCGCCGCCGCGGTGGAGCTGGCCGCCCTGCCGCAGGAGATCCGCGGCTTCGGACCGGTCAAGCAGCGCGCATGGGACGCGGTCGAGCCGCGCTGGCGGGCGCTGGAGGACAGCTTGCGCGACCGGCCGGCCAAGGCGGCGTGA
- a CDS encoding cold-shock protein, producing MAIGTVKFFNATKGFGFIQPEDGTPDVFVHISAVERAGISNLGEGQKLSFDAIRDPRRGKVAAENLRAL from the coding sequence ATGGCTATCGGTACCGTCAAGTTTTTCAACGCCACCAAGGGCTTCGGCTTCATCCAACCCGAAGACGGCACGCCCGACGTGTTCGTTCACATCTCCGCCGTCGAGCGCGCCGGGATCAGCAACCTCGGCGAAGGCCAGAAGCTTTCCTTCGACGCGATCCGCGATCCGCGCCGTGGCAAGGTCGCTGCGGAAAACCTGCGCGCGCTGTGA